One segment of Eulemur rufifrons isolate Redbay chromosome 4, OSU_ERuf_1, whole genome shotgun sequence DNA contains the following:
- the COMMD6 gene encoding COMM domain-containing protein 6: MEGGREPLLDAKSQVTNQLIDFQWKLGMAVSSNSCRSLKYPYVAVMLKVADHSGQIKNKSFEMTIPQFQNFYRQFKEIAAIIETV, encoded by the exons ATGGAGGGGGGTCGCGAGCCGCTGCTGGATGCTAAGTCCCAG GTGACCAACCAG CTTATAGATTTTCAGTGGAAACTGGGAATGGCTGTGAGCTCCAACAGTTGCAGATCTCTTAAGTATCCTTATGTTGCAGTGATGCTAAAAGTGGCAGATCATTCAGGCCAAATAAAGAACAAGTCCTTTGAAATGACAATTCCACAGTTTCAG aATTTCTACAGACAATTCAAGGAAATTGCTGCAATTATTGAAACTGTGTGA